Part of the Ammospiza nelsoni isolate bAmmNel1 chromosome 6, bAmmNel1.pri, whole genome shotgun sequence genome is shown below.
TGAAGGATGGCAGCCTTCACTCAGGGTGGAAGAGCACTCTTGCtgtgaaaaaattatattttcaaccCAAATTCATCTACCAAATTCATCTGCTAGGACATGATGGATGtcatatgaaatatttaagtaaGGAATTATTCCAGTGTCTCATGAAAGCTGCAATTCAGGCTTTTAGAgctcctgttttcctttttgagaCCAGGGGTGAGATTCTGCATTGCATGCTGCAGTTTGAGAGGTGATGAATTTTGCTCACAGTGCCCAAAACATCAGCTCTGACTCTGACAAGACATGACATCAGCATGCACAGATTGAAATATTTCCTATTTCAGCCCAAACTCTTTATCCCCCAGGCATTCAGTTTGTTGCAAGGAGAGCAAATGTTTCTGAGACAAGTGTCATTTAGTGCAAAACAAGGTGCTCACATGTAAAATAACACTGACATGAATTTTTTACCAGCAAAAGGAATCAAATGACAAAAGAAATTCTGTATTCAGTTCATGCCAGGAAAGCAGAAGATGCTAAAGGAGACCAGGGAGAGTGTGAGGCTGTTGAGACGTGTGGGGAAGCAGTGCATTGACCAGAGGAGAGAAGCCATCCAGAATGGGAAAGAAGCCTCAATGGATATTCTTACACAGATACTGAAAGGAGATGGTAAGATGCTGTCACTGTTTGAGTGAATTTCTCTGTGGTATGTTTTGCTGTGAAATTCAGGGAGGATTGTTTAGGAGATCTAAACTTGGATCTTCCTTTAAAGTTGTTTTCACACTGAAGAGAGTGAGAATTGCTTTGAAAATTCCCTGTGTCTTTGTTTTGGATCAAGTACTGGTCATGAGTCACCACTGAAATGCCCACTCAGCATCCTCTCTTGATGCCACGTCAGCCAATATGTGCCCAACAGGGCAGAGCATTCTGGCTGGTCCAGCTGGGGCACAGGAGCATTTTCtgatttcatttgtttttctatcTTAACAGCTCTGGAGGAGACTAGAGATGACGAAAACATTCTGGATAACTTTATTACTTTCTTTGTTGCAGGTTGGTAGCTATTTTAATGCTTGGGTATGTCATGTGGGAAGCTGTGCTCATTCTTGAGCTGACTACAAGATTAAGATTAACATCCTTCTTAATCATAATTAACATCATCATTCCATGTGATGGTGCTGCAACCAGGAGTCTCTTGTTGGCAGACCAAGTATTACACTGGCATAGGACCAGCTGGGTGAGGGCTGAAGAGAATTCTTAATTTAACAGGCAAATGATATATTGTCTTATTTCAGTGATACCAACACAGCAAATAATGCCAGGTTGCTGCTTTCCAACCACTGGCTTCCCACCCTGTGTTCCAGCCTCTGCCTTTCCACTGCCCACTGGGGTGCAAGGCTATTCCTTATGGGTTCTGGCCCTTCCACCCAGATCCCACTAAACTACCCAGATCTCACTAAACCTCACCAAAAACATCTTTTACATATTCATTGTGTCTTTGCATCACCTCATCCACATGATTAAATGCCATTCATGCCCAAGTAGAAGAAGGCACTGTCAAGCCAATCAGAAAATGTATAGGCTGAGTAATTATATGAGatagttggggtttttttgcagatTTTGCAGATCAAGATGAGTTAGGTTCATAAGAAGGTGTGGTCAAAATGTTGTTCTTTAGCAAGAAAGGTGTTATTGCAGCAGACATCTTTGCAGGAGTCTGTTTTCTGTAATGCTTAAAAATAGTACATATGTCTATCCgtgaaaaaaaagggaaaagtgtCCACATCAGAGAGTCATAAAGTGGGTAAGGTTGGAAGGGGTCTTCTGGTCCAaactccctgctcaagcagggtcatcctaaCATGTAAAGCAGACCTTTCAAAGAAAGATGATAAGAAGCTCTGTTTTCCCTCAAAATCAGTAAATCCTTCCTTTTTGGCAGAACTGTATGTCCCATTATATGACAAGGCAAATCTTGGACCTCACTGGCCCTCCTCTTAGAGAGCTCATGACCAGTAGGTGCTGCATGCAACCAGTGCAGCTTTGCTTAGGCATGATGGGTCATATCTTTGCCAGCTATGTCCTTTTCTTGTCATTGTTGAAAGCTCTTTATGTAGACTTTACATGccttttattatttcctttattttctagcatatttaaaataaaacatttgggGTTTGATGTTTAAAACTTCCTATTCACAATCACCTTGTAGACCACCTTTGTATCATGTCAGTATTTCATACTAACTTTTAAACTGGTTTTTGTTATCATTAGGTCATGAAACCAGTGCCAATCAGATGACATTTACAGTAATGGCACTGGGCCAGCATCCTGAAATACTGGAAAGGTATGTGTGCTCCAATTTTCAGATCCAGCTAGATGTTAATTGCAAGGTGAACTTAATTGTAAAGGTTATTAAAAAGATAGGATCGTTAAATTCTAGCCTCCCTTCCAAAATAAACAGTTTCCTAGTACCATAATATCCAAAATGGTACAATGGATTATTTCAATTTCACCTaggtgatttttttcaaagccTTTATACATGCCAGGTCCCAAATGCCCCCTGATTCAGCTGCCTTGTATGCACATTGCCTCATCCTGATATGAGGTACAAGTTCAGGAAGCCTGGATGGGAATTGGTTGGCATTTTGCCTGAGGATGGGTGTTCAAGTCCAACTCAGTGTCTGGAATGTAAAATAATGTGGTTTATCAACTTGCCTAGCAAGAAACAGGCATCTGCATCTCACAGGTTTTAACTgacctgcagggctcaggctgAAGTGGATGAGGTTCTTGGTGCCAAGAGAGACGTTGACTATGAGGACCTTGGCAAGCTCACCTACTTATCCCAGGTACTGTAGGAGTGAGGTAAGGTACCAGGCAGAGCTGTTTGGTAGCACCTCTGACATGTCCccacacttttaaaattttaaaaacgaTGCTAATATTTTATCCTGATAGTGTTTGTCCCCAGAGAGTCAGCCAGCAGGTAGCCTGACACATTTGCAGCAGCCCAGACTTATTGGGAAGATGCTCCTCAAATTTACAGATTCCTTCACTGCTTTCCTTAATTATTACCAGTCTGGAAGCTAGACTAGAGTTGCATAATCCCTATCTGTTTAAGGTGAAACAATAGCTTGTAGTAATTTTAAGAAAGGTGTGCAAATTTGAGCCCAACCTGTGTGTGAACCCCACACACTTTCCTTATTCACTGCTCCATTTTTGTTTGATTATTGTTAAAGCATTTCCAGCTATGATCTCACCATATGCAATAAAGTGGGATTTGAGGATAGCCAAAAATAATGGCTGGGTTTTCTAATGTCAATTTTTCATTATTCAATCTTGAAACGCTCTTCAGTCACTTGGGGGTAGTGGGGGAAAGAGTTTGGTCCTAAAAGAGGTCTTGTGTATAGAAGGGCTGGTCGGTAATGAACTGCAAAGCCAGGGTTGGCTATTAGCCAGTGTTTGTGttgcatttcctttcttcaCAACATGGGGGACACCAGTAGCCCTCAGGAGAGGCTGAATCACAGTCCTGGCAGCTGTTCTGCATAAATTGCCCTGTGATTTTAGTAGTCCACCATGatcctttttgttttaaactgccCCGCTGAGGTGAGCAACAGTGTTTTACCAGGTGGCATATCCCATCCCACAGATTACCGTGCATGGATAGCAGATAGATTTCATAGGTCTATTTCTCATAAGGAAAAGGCAATTCTATGTGATTACAGAAATCAGCAGGCTTCCTTAGGCTTCTCCAAATGCCACCACAATTATACCACTCCAATTAGGATGAGGTATCTAAGCCTTTGAGTTTTAAAACAGATCACATGAGAGCTCCTCAAAGCAGACAATTTATTTAACAGCACAATCTTGGATCTGTACAATCAAAATCAGTCACCCTTGGTCAGAGCCAGTCCATCACTGGAGTATCAGAGACTGTGGGGCTCCTCTCCTGTTGTTCAGGCAATCCTGAATTCCTTTTGTCCAGGTTTCTTTTCCATTAGTCCACTCGTGCATGCACACTGTTAATTGCATTTTCAGTGTGATGCTCATGTGCACTGTTAATTAGGTTTCACTTTGATGAAATAAGCCATTCTTACAGCTCACTGACACCAAAAGAAGTGGTCttgttccatttttttctcaacATTCCCtattcattttcctttgccAGGTTGTTTTTTGTCCTTTTGGGGCTCTGACCTGGCTCAGCCCCTCAAGCAGCAGAAGCAAAGGCAGAAACAGacaaaggcaggagctgagagTGAGAAGGAGGTGGGAACCATCACCCACCCTCATGGcagccagtgcccagagcagctcatcaGGGGCAGGAGACTTCACTCTTAGATATTCCCTCTCAGTTTGCTTCCTAATACTTTTTTGCTCAGTTGTTCATCTGACTTGAGGTGTTAGATCTGTTCCAGGATCTCTTCTGAGTTTTGTgtctttttctctctattttacCAGCTGTAAGAAAGAACCTGGCCTGAAGGAGCTGATTTAGCCATATATTTTGCCCACAGGAGTCCAAGGCAGATAGACCAAAGTCAAAATCTCCCATTTAGCAGAAGTGAAAGGCCACAGGGAGGTAATTAATTTTACTTCTGCTTCCTGCAGTGTATAACTAACTGACCTCTTGTGCTTTTTGCTGCCCCAGGTTCTGAAGGAGTCGCTGCGGCTGTACCCGCCCGTCTCAGGGACACTCCGCAGGCTGGAGAAGGAGCACGTCATCAATGGCATCAAAATTCCTGCCAACACCACGGTCTTTGTGAGTCCCATCCACCTGCAGCAGCTTGGAGCTGCCCCACTTAATGTGGATGAGAAGGCCAAAATCTTCCCTGGGCATATTTATACTTGCTTCTCTAAAATTGTGACCAAAACTGGGGTATGGATTAAGACTCTCATTTGGGACTGGAGAGTGGAAAGCATTTATGGTTTTATACCTCTGACAGCAAAGAGGCATTTCCAGTGTGTTGCTCCTGACTAATAAAAATAACTCTTTCTTGGCAGCTCAACACTTATGTGATGGGAAGGATGGAAAAGTTTTTCAAGAATCCACTTACTTTTGATCCAGAGCGATTCAACAAAGATGCACCTAAGTGAGCTTCTTTTTATTCCCATGTTATTAAATATGTATTAACAAACCATTACAGGAAGAGAttttaagggaaagaaaagtagaataaaactatttttccaTACCAGTACAACTAACACAAAATCATCCAAATGTAAATAGAGAGCAATAATGCACAGTTCAAGAGTTCTTTAGACCCCATgtagcctttaaaaaaaaagaccaatGTTATTGTTATTAAATGTTTATATTGAGGTCAAAGCTTTGGGCCCAAACCAGGTTGAATATTTGCCTTAGTACATTGCAAGCATTTAATGCATGACAGCCCTGGTCCCAGGGTGCTTGAAATGTCTCCATATTAGACAGGGGAGAAGGGCCTGAGGGAGAGAAGATGCTGTTCAGCCACGTGGGCAGGCAGCCTAAGTCTAGTCAGTGGTCAGGAGTGCAATAGAAGGAACCAGTAAGTGACTAAACAGATGCACAGATCAGCACCAACTACTTCATGAGTCAGGAGTTTTCCTTCAGCCTAGAGTTAGTCTGGTCTCCTAAACCAAACACCCCCTCACTCACATGGTTCAGAGCTGCCCAAAAGAGCAATAACGGGGCAGATTGTGATGTCCTCATGACAGGCTGAAGATCATCTAGAGTGTGCTTGACATTCAGCTTTGAAATAAGGCTTGCATCAAaacagctctggcagctgagCCATGCAGTTAACAGAGATGACAAGGAaatgtgctgctgagctgtatTGCTGCTCTGAAGCAAAAAAGAGTTAATTTGGAGACTGCTTTAACAAGTCCAATAGGTGAGGGGATATTTAGACcatttccttgctgctgtgaTGAAATATTTGCTTGTTTCTTTACAACCAAGTTGTCAGAGTGACAATTTTGACCATTTTTCTTTGCAGGCCATATTACTGCTATTTCCCATTCTCTCTGGGACCCCGATCCTGCATCGGGCAGGTGTTTGCGCAGGTGAGTAGAGGTCTGGAACAACACTTGGTTAGCAAGCACAGGGCCAGCTCAGGgtgtgctgaccatggtgggGGTGGGCACCAGAGGCCACACTGATGTGCACTGCCCCTCTTCTCCTCAGAGGGAGGATCTCCCCCCATGCCCATGACAGGCATGTCTCTCAAATGCTGCCCCAGGAGCAAACATCCAaggtgtctgcagggaggagcagcaggctgcACTCCTTCCAAActgccctgggccagcctgCTTGAATCCAAACCCCTTAATGGGAATCACAGTCAACATTCCTTTGCCAGCCAAGGTCAAGCACACAGGGGATGTGCAGGGGGTCTTGGGGATCATCTCATGGCTGCCACTGCCAGAATCAAGGCAGGTAAAACATTAGCTGAAGGAGGACACAAGCCAGAACTGGCATAGAGAAGGTGAGGAAGGGGCTACATGGACAGAAGGAACAATTTAATGTGTGTGAGCATGGCAGAGAGCGtttcaggacagccagaggccAGTGCTTTGGGTCTGGGCTGTGAGCCCATCTAAGCACCAGTGCTCAGAGTGCTTTAGTTTTGCAGTCTGACTGCCAAAATGGGTTTAACACAGAAAGACTGATCTTAGTGCCTGTCAGTTGTCTTCAAATCCAGGAAGTCCCAGGTTTCCTGCCCAAACTCAACCTGCTGCATTAACAGAATAACATTTAACTTTCAAATCTCTGTATTGACAAAGCAGTATAAGATAGTAGACTGACTTTAAGCTGTATTTGCTGTCACTGActtctattttcttcttaaCAGATGGAAGTAAAAGTGGTGatggcaaagctgctgcagaggtttGAAATACAGCTGGTGCCAGGACAGAATTTTCGACTCATCGAGGCTGGAACCTTAAAGCCACTAGATGGAGTAATATGTAAATTAAAGCCGAGGAGCTCTGCAAGACGCTGCCAGGCATGAGTGCTCAGGGAGGGAGCGTGGCATGTTGCTGGTAGTGGTTcttctgattttgaaaatctTGGCACTAATCAAAGGTTGGATTTTGTAGACCATTTAGAGGACTACTAGactgaaattatttctaaacTTCCTTATAATTTACTGAAGAAATCCTAGCTCATGGTTTCCACTAAGCTTATATCCAACACAACATGGTCTAAGTAAGCCCTTGTTTGTGGAGTTTCTTACTCACACAATGATATCAGAAAAGAGTAGAGCATAGACATGGGCTGAATTGAGGAAGAGATGTTTGGAGATAGTCTCTTGGTCAAAGCAATTTTTCTATCCCTGCTCCAAATGTGAATAACAATTGATAGGaacaatctgaaaaaaacctcaaaaaatcaGAGTCTGAGGCCACTACTTTTTCCTTGTGCTACTGCCTGATTTTTATTcagtctcttctgcttttcttttgatattATGAAAAGCATAGATTCCCAGTCCACACTGTGGAAAGGGAGTGTCCTGCTTCCTCCTACCCCTCCACACAGCTGGTGCTCATTCTTCTGAGACACTCTTCTTTGTGAGGAAAGTcttgctgtgtttattttaacttagattttccccaaattttttgCCACAAAGCTACAGTAACAGTTAAACCAGATGGTCTAGCAGGTACAGGAGGGCTGCAAATAAGTGCCTGAACTAAATGCTGCTTAAAATGGTGTTGCCACTGAAGAAATGTGTCTGCAATTTGAGCCAGAGACAGGAAGGTCCTGCACCCCCTTGTGCTGCAGATGTGCCTGAAGATGTGTCTGTGAACACTGCATGTAGGCTTGCAGCCAGGCCCTGCTAGGGAGAAAAAACACTATCATTTGAAAATGCTGCCTTCCAGAAATGTGCATACCTAATAGAAGTTGGACCTCCTCTATCATGAAATACAGAGAATTAAAGGCATTTGATGCTTCCACTTTTGTTTCTTATCTTTCTGAATTAAAAGAGCAAGAACACAGTCTGCACACTGTCAGGTTCCTGTGGTGGTTTCCATACCAGGAGGGCAACATCCCAGAGCTTTTTCTGACCTTGCTGCTGTTGTGCACCATCTCATTCAGTGCAGCAGTGGGATACAGGTCCAGAAGGTTGATGCTACAATCAATACCTCACAGTGTGGTAACATGACTTTCACCTGGGGTACCAGTACCTGTATTGCAAGGGAAGGTTTAATCCATCTATCAATATACCAGCTCTTcaagaccttgtgctggaaATCTGATTATATCCTCCCAGACATTAATGAAAGCTCATTGGGAAGGCTGAGGACTCTTCAGCTGGACATGTGTTCCCAGGAGCTGATGCAGGATGTCCCATGCCAGGCAGGCTGGATGTGCTGGTGGCATAACAAATGTCTGAATCCTGGGAATGTGTCAAAGGCAGGGCAGTATCTTGGGGCTGTGGGGAGTGGGGGGGAAGCTGTGACAGGAGTGGCATATGCTATGGACAGCACACAGACAGCTCGACAGACCCTGGCAAATTGTGCTGTGGAAATGTGAGATGC
Proteins encoded:
- the LOC132075025 gene encoding cholesterol 24-hydroxylase isoform X1, with the protein product MEVLGAAVGLLLALALLAFVLYCCYVQYIHAKYDYIPGAPRESFLFGHLPIIWRMVRKQEFTPDILLQWAEKYGPVVRINAFHRISVLVVCPEGVKEFLMSPQHPKDPTVYGSLFSLFGERFLGNSLVTVCNHEHWHKQRRIMDPAFSRSYLIGLMETFNEKAEELMEKLEKKADGKTEFSMLSMMSRVTMDVIGKAAFGLELNALSDDQTPLPNAVTKIMEGLNKARDPFIRFMPGKQKMLKETRESVRLLRRVGKQCIDQRREAIQNGKEASMDILTQILKGDALEETRDDENILDNFITFFVAGHETSANQMTFTVMALGQHPEILERAQAEVDEVLGAKRDVDYEDLGKLTYLSQVLKESLRLYPPVSGTLRRLEKEHVINGIKIPANTTVFVSPIHLQQLGAAPLNVDEKAKIFPGHIYTCFSKIVTKTGLNTYVMGRMEKFFKNPLTFDPERFNKDAPKPYYCYFPFSLGPRSCIGQVFAQMEVKVVMAKLLQRFEIQLVPGQNFRLIEAGTLKPLDGVICKLKPRSSARRCQA
- the LOC132075025 gene encoding cholesterol 24-hydroxylase isoform X2 → MEVLGAAVGLLLALALLAFVLYCCYVQYIHAKYDYIPGAPRESFLFGHLPIIWRMVRKQEFTPDILLQWAEKYGPVVRINAFHRISVLVVCPEGVKEFLMSPQHPKDPTVYGSLFSLFGERFLGNSLVTVCNHEHWHKQRRIMDPAFSRSYLIGLMETFNEKAEELMEKLEKKADGKTEFSMLSMMSRVTMDVIGKAAFGLELNALSDDQTPLPNAVTKIMEGLNKARDPFIRFMPGKQKMLKETRESVRLLRRVGKQCIDQRREAIQNGKEASMDILTQILKGDALEETRDDENILDNFITFFVAGHETSANQMTFTVMALGQHPEILERAQAEVDEVLGAKRDVDYEDLGKLTYLSQVLKESLRLYPPVSGTLRRLEKEHVINGIKIPANTTVFLNTYVMGRMEKFFKNPLTFDPERFNKDAPKPYYCYFPFSLGPRSCIGQVFAQMEVKVVMAKLLQRFEIQLVPGQNFRLIEAGTLKPLDGVICKLKPRSSARRCQA